TCAGTGTTTGTTTGGGAATGTTTAAATTATGATGAATGGTtgtcttataatttttttttcaggaaGTTGAGAAAACAATTAATTTCTAACATAAATTAATTCAAACAGGCACGGGGAGTAATTTCAATTGCCTTTGTTTTAATTATGATATTAAGTAAAATAAGTAGGTAGCTGAACCTTCTAACAATTCTATTGGTATGTTTATGTAAATACCGTACATAAAGGAAGAGAAAGAACCAAACCAGAAATTTGGTAataagaaatcaaatctcttatgttTTTTAAGCTATCGATGCAACCCTCAAAAATACACTGTCAATTGATCATATAATTAAAAAGTTTAAGATCAGCAGTCTTGTTATTTGAAATTTGAGAGAATTTATGAAGCAATAATATCTGGAGATGGCATGCTTCTTACATTTACTGAAAGAGCCTTACTCTTACCACAGAAGACCAGTAATTTAATAAACTACAAGACAGTTTTAAACTGCGGTAAACATTATATAGCTGATAGTTTTGTTGAATAGTTCCTGACAAGTTATGAAACCCAAGAGATTATTGGAAATGGAGTAGGAAGAGCTCTTGGCTAAACACTGAGGATGAAAGCATCCCAACAAATCCAGAGAAGATGTCAAGTGAATCAGTCAACTCAATTGAGAGGGAGAAACTGGCAAACAAAGCAAGGTGAACATATTGCATGCTCAAAGTTATCAAGCTTAAAAGTGTAGTGGAAGCTAGGGATGTAGCTTGGTCTATGATTTCAACTTAAAAGCGTGTCAGGCAGCCTACGATTTCGACGAAAGATGTAGGTTTGTCTACTAATAATCACGCTTAAGTTCTCTGCCTCCATTATACATGAAAGACACGGACCAAATTGGATTTTTAACATTGCCTTAATTTCAAATTAGATTTGCCATAGCTTGATtgttttaatataaatatatataaggcAATGTCCTATTTTTTGGATGTTAATCGTGTCGCGTGTTTGTGTTGCGGCATGTCATGTGTCTGGTGTTAGTGTCAGTGCTTCTTAGGTAATGATTGGTTAGTCACATTGAGAGAAGTTGATAACAAGTTGTGGTTTGTCGATGATTAGCATGAATTTGTGGTCAACTACTCTATTAGTGCAAAATGTTTTCTTATCTTCAAATAGGAGGAAGACTCAATTTTCAATATCAGCATATATTCATTTTGACAGCTCATGAGATATATTAAGAGAGAAGGCAGTAGGAAAAGAAAAAGCATACCCAGTTTCACATGTCATGAAATTGAAAATGACTCTAGTCCTCCATCCCCAACTTTTGCTATGAAGAGCTTGTCCAATGATACTTTTAAGCATGATTCCTTGCAACCTACATTAACCCAAATGCAGGTGcttaatgaaaattaaaaatgaaaatgaaaaagctAGCAAGAATATTGAGTTTGAATTACCTAATTTCATTCATTTGGGAATGCTTCCATGAAGTTTCCTTTTTTCTTAGTTGAGAGGGACCATCAATGCATAAATAGATAGGTAGGTAGCAGCATTACCATTACAAGAACTGAGACAGAAACTACTACAGCACATGCACCAATATACCATCTTCCTGCATTTCCaaattcagaaaaagaaaacatcacTATCAAAGTAACAACAGGACAAATCAAACAGAAAACCAATGTCTTTTCTCATCAGAATCAACTTTCCAGTTTCcagaaatagaaaaagaaaatcaaaatgtgATCAAGCACATGATTTTGCTACAAATGGAAGGGATCTTGAAAATGCACACACACAGAGGAATCAAATTTCGAAATAAAAGCCACTCACAATTGAACCCTAATTTTTCAATCTCTCTCCGTTGGTTAATCGTTTACTCGCAAAATCAAAGAGACCAGCTTCATCTTTTCGATCTGATTCCACTGCATCATTCAGCTCCTTCTTTCACGTAAGCTTTCTCGACCTTCCTCCTCGTTGATGTCTCTGTGAAAGGGGGCAAAATGAGAAATTTGAGAAATTTTAGGggaaagttgaaatttttaGGTCTGGAGAGAGTAGAGTAGAGGAAAGATAACATCTTTGATCAATTGGTATTTGTCTATTTGGGGGGAGCATTGCAAacattcatattttgattttatctgtttatccaaaatttatttttctataataCCCTTATGAACTGAACTTAAATGTAAATGTTCTTATTTTAATCTATTTTATCTGTTTATCCAAAATccatttttctatatttttcttattatttttcAGTTAACTTTTGGAGACACATATTTGGACATTTCTTGCCTTTAAATTTAATGTAAATGTTCATTTTTCAGGGCCTGTAGTAATTTGTGAGTATTGGAATTCATGGATAACAAGTATCCTGGCTTTTTCAAAGTTTATGTTCCAGAACTACACTCTGAAAAAATGGTATGTTGTTAATTATACTTTCACTAATCTGAATTGCATAAAGATATAATGTTGATGTCTATATTCTGCTATTTAGAATATTGTAACACATTGCATGGATTATTAAATAAGATTGCTAATTTATTatggtttttctttttattgcaGCCTATACCAAATGCTTTTGTGAAGATGGCACTCCAACAAGGATGGGAACCCAGGGATGTTATTCTTAAGAACAGTAGGGGGAAAGTTTGGGAAGTCAAAACACTGGCAATTTATAGTCAGCTGTATTTTGGTGATGGTTGGAAGCAGTTCAGGGAAGATAACTGTTTAGGGGCTATGGACTTTGTCTTTTTTACACATGTTGAAGACAATGTGTTCAACTTTAAGATCTGTGAGCTATCAACAGGGTGTGAAAAGATGAAGGTAGAGGATAGTgaagaacaagaaaaagaaaagggtgaTGTTGATGATGTGATGGAGTTGGATAAGGAGGAGGACGTAAAACAACAAGATGGGGATGGTGATGAACATGATCCTGGGCAAGATGATTCTGGTGATGAGGTggaggagaaagaagaagatcagCAACAAGAAGATGAGGATGGTGATGAACATGATCCTAGtgaagatgatgattctgaggaggaggaggaggaggaggaggaggaggaggaggaggaggaagaagaagagcaacaagatgaggatgatgatgattatgATCCTGGTGAAAAACATGGAAAAGGAAAGTATGTTGTGATAGAGTTggatgacgaggaagaagaagaagaacaagatgaggatggtgatgaagatgattctAGTGAAGATGATTCTAGTGATGAGGAGGAGcaagaagaacaagaacaacaagatgaggatgatgatgattatgATCCTGGTGaagatgattctgatgatgatgaggaggttgaggaggaggaggagaataCAGAGTTGGAAGAGGGGGATGAAGAAGAATCCAAGTTAACCAAAAAGAGAAAATCTCATCCCAAAGTCTGCAAAGTTAGCTCCAAAAGTAAGTTTCAACTTCACTCTAAAAGTTAGTTTTGGTTTTTCATTTCTGTATGTAATGGTGCATGATTCAGATTTTACCTGCTGATTCATTTGGTTTAGGGGAGATTGGAAGTAGTTCAGTCACCAAGGCTGAAGATGCAGGACATGAAAACATTGATGCAGCAATGTATATTCGACGTGACCATCCCTACTTCATTGTCAAACTACTGAAAGGCAGGCGCAATGAATTGGTTAGAATTCTTTATCCTTCTTTATCCTTCTTGCTTCTTACTTCTATAAATATTGGCTCTTTAGACATTAGAACATTGTAAGTGAGTAACTCCATTTGCTTAAGCCTAGGTGGAGGAACTAGTCTTAGTTGTCAACTTCTACTTCTCATTTCTAATTGTTCTTTTGGAGTTTTAACACTTTTAATCTCTTTATATTGTTAAGTTCATATTCTAAAAGTTATTTAAGTGATTTTCCATTTTCTGATAGTAAATAAGCCTGTTGCAATTTCACTTTTCATAGCAGCATTACATGTCCCTTCTTTCGTCTACTGAAATTCTCTCACTTCTGTTATTACCCTCTTCTTTTGCAGCATATTCCACACTTAATCATCAAAGACTTTTCCCTTTGTTTTAAAAACAAGATAACTCTTGTATGCTGCCAGTGCCAGGTATGGTTTTAATGTTTACCTTCAAGTCTTTACAACGATTTTGTTGGCATTTATCAATTGAATTGTCTTGAGACTTTGAATTTCAAGTTGTGGTCCTTCTTTGTAATTACAGAATATTCCAAGAACTCAACTGCGAAACTACCATGGCACCTTGCCTCAACTGACACCCGCCAACAAAAAACACACAGAAGAGGGAGAATTAAGCGTGTGGAGAGATGGGCGAGTGTGTATCAAAGGGTGGTTACATTTTTGCAGAAAGAACAAGATCAAAGAAAACGATTCATGCATCTGTGAAATTGTGTTGCGGGAAGACCaaccaatagaaatgttccggGTGCATGTAGCTAATAAGAAGTGAACACATAAGGTAACAATACTATCATAGATGTGGGCTTGAGAACTTGTTTACTCTTAATTACATAGTGTACATATTATTATGATAAGTTGTTTATAATCTTGTCATGAATTTGTTTCTGCCATGGTGAACCAATTTGCTTGGTTTAACTGTGAACCAATTTGATGTTGAAATGAATTGAAAGTATTCTAGGAAGTGGGACTTAAATGAATTAATAGGTTCCTGTGAACAGAATAAAGATGGTTCAAATGAGTGAACTTTATTAGCTAGAAGATTGGAGGagtcttattttttttattgctaTCATCTAAAGTTGAATGCCCCACATAAACAATAAGCTATCATATTTGTTTTTCAATCAACCACACGCTTCTTAGGTTATCCATTTCTTTCCATTAGTCCCAATACAAAGTAGTCTCCTCCATTCTTTAACCTTTTTACTTCAACAACCATAGAAGCATAGACTAATGCAAAGCCCTTCCAGCTCAACCTGAAAAAGGTTACTTCTTAAGTCAACcactaattttattttacttgtatttctctttcttcattACTAGCAATTTTCTTTAGCATCAAAtgtgtataatttttttctagTTTCTCTTCATTACACAGAACAATGACAAAGGTGATGAGCTCCTTGAAATTTCCATTGCAGGACAGGAGCAGAGGTGAAGGAGTGTTTAGAACAGAGATAAGAGAGATGGAAGAGTTTGATCAGAAGAATAAAAGTGACTTCATTGATATCCAAGAGTACAAGAGAATTCTCTTATTTATACAAGAGTTTACAACTAATATGAAACTAAATAGATAGCTAACTATTACTACAACCGAGTCTAACTATAGCTGAAACTGAAAACTAACTATGATTACAAAGTATAACAAACTAACAATATATGCTGGGCTATAGTTACATTTTGTTAATTTGTTTCTCCTCTTATCTTCAAGTCTTTGTATGATACAGAACTCAATTGTCTCTGGGTATATAAATTAAGTCCTATTACATGAATTTTTAATTGGAGATACAGAATTTACACAATTTATCTGCTTTCTGAAATTAAAAACTAGGTGAGATATGTGGAGATAGAGTTAAAGTATCCTTTTGCAGAACTTGAGTGAGTTTCCTATTATTAAGCAGTTCAGTGTTTGCTTGGGAATATTCCAATTATGAGAGTTAACTGTGTTTCAAGTTTTTTCAGCaagttgaaaaaataattagttttttaaataaattaattcaaacAAGCACGTGTGAGGAATCAATTTCAATTGGCTTTGTTAATATTATGATGTTGAGTAATATAAGCAGGTAGAGAACTTGGAACTGAATCTTCTAACAATTTTATTGGTATGCTTTCGTTTTTCTCAATTTGGGATACCGCTATAGTTTCTCCATCTCCTCTAGAAGTGCATTTTATGTAAGTAGCATACATAGGGAAGActggagaaagaagaaaaatggaaaTTCTGCAACAAgaaatcaaaagaaaataatCTCTTCATGTTACAAGTTCTACACATAGAATGCTTCTTACATTTACTGAAAGAGTGATACCACAGAAGACCAGTGCCCAGATAGACACTAGACAATTTTGAACTGTGGCAAACATTATATAGCTGATAGCTTTGTTGAATATTTCCTTACTAGTTATGAAACCCAAGAGATTACTGGAAACAACATCTATGTAATCCTGGGCTAGTATACTACACACTATTGCATATTGTGTTACATAATCTAAGGTCTCTTGTCTACACTAGAGGCCTTAACTAAACAAACTCTTGTAGATTATTTGCCTTGCTTGAAACCTTCATTGGCCATAGTGGAGTCTGTTCCTTTATTCTGAATTCTCTCATACTCCAACCGGTCTAAAATAGTGCATTTTCTAGCCAGTTTCAAGCATATAATCCCTGCAAATATCACAATTATAGCAAAGATCCAGCTAAATTGTAAATTGGCTAATCCTCTGGCGCGAAAATCAGCCTCTTTGGATCCACAAGCAACTGCCCCTAGGATTCTACTTTGATTAGGCTTGGCTGTGTTCATGACACATCCTTCAGGGATACATGCAGGAATCCATAGCATGA
This portion of the Lotus japonicus ecotype B-129 chromosome 3, LjGifu_v1.2 genome encodes:
- the LOC130747406 gene encoding B3 domain-containing protein At5g60130-like, which encodes MDNKYPGFFKVYVPELHSEKMPIPNAFVKMALQQGWEPRDVILKNSRGKVWEVKTLAIYSQLYFGDGWKQFREDNCLGAMDFVFFTHVEDNVFNFKICELSTGCEKMKVEDSEEQEKEKGDVDDVMELDKEEDVKQQDGDGDEHDPGQDDSGDEVEEKEEDQQQEDEDGDEHDPSEDDDSEEEEEEEEEEEEEEEEEEQQDEDDDDYDPGEKHGKGKYVVIELDDEEEEEEQDEDGDEDDSSEDDSSDEEEQEEQEQQDEDDDDYDPGEDDSDDDEEVEEEEENTELEEGDEEESKLTKKRKSHPKVCKVSSKREIGSSSVTKAEDAGHENIDAAMYIRRDHPYFIVKLLKGRRNELHIPHLIIKDFSLCFKNKITLVCCQCQNIPRTQLRNYHGTLPQLTPANKKHTEEGELSVWRDGRVCIKGWLHFCRKNKIKENDSCICEIVLREDQPIEMFRVHVANKK